The genomic interval CCACAAGAACGTATTGACGCCGATTTTCATCGTTCATTCCCGGGAGGCTGCGCCCCCCGGACTCCCTGCACGCTGCCGGTCCTATTGTTTGCGCGGCGGCTTGGGGTCGAGATTGACCGTCAAGTCTTCCGGCGCGATGGTGTCGACGACGCCCTTCGGCGGCACGTCGACCCTGGCGATCCACAGCAGCGCGTTCAGCACGATACGCCGCTGATTGGCGTCGCCCCAGTTGGCGTGCGTGTGGCCGCCGGTGAAGCCGAAACTCCGCCCGCCGTCCGGCCGCTCGAACACCCACATCATCGTCTCGGCGCGCCCCTTGTCCGCGATGATGTGATCGTACGGCCCGCGCGGGCTCACGTAGGGACCGTCGCGCACGTCCTCGCTCGGCGTCGCCACGAGCAGCGGCAGGATGCGCGGCTTGAGCTTCTCGTCCGCGGTCCAGCGCATGTTGAAGTACCACTCGTCGTGGTTGGAGAACGGCCCGACGCCGCGCGTGACCGGATGCGGCGGGAACTTCTCGAAGTTCGGCGCCCACATCGGATTCACCGAGTAGTTGGTCTCGTAGTAGCCGCCCGCCCAGCGGTGCA from Vicinamibacterales bacterium carries:
- a CDS encoding ThuA domain-containing protein, whose product is MFWRPIAAIALAAAAVVLTTTPAGTQTRAKRIVIIAGRPSHPPGMHEFRAGSLLLQKAMSAVKGVTVDVIPMGWPKKTVDGNEVDDHAALDGADAVFIYADGGRGHPAIQNDRMQVIDALAKKGVGLGFGHYGVEVPVGEPGAAMHRWAGGYYETNYSVNPMWAPNFEKFPPHPVTRGVGPFSNHDEWYFNMRWTADEKLKPRILPLLVATPSEDVRDGPYVSPRGPYDHIIADKGRAETMMWVFERPDGGRSFGFTGGHTHANWGDANQRRIVLNALLWIARVDVPPKGVVDTIAPEDLTVNLDPKPPRKQ